One Hippoglossus stenolepis isolate QCI-W04-F060 chromosome 9, HSTE1.2, whole genome shotgun sequence genomic region harbors:
- the LOC118114922 gene encoding beta-1,3-galactosyltransferase 2-like: protein MRRCQSWRLVKLLTVSAVLVLSAQILVGVLSKEQVKTSPLSEQEHRLLSPHSYQYILNQPLCRDTSPFLLFLVPVAPQDAAAREAIRKTWGAPGQDTLTVFYMGVPEGGQGSSLQDKLEEESREHADIIQINFLDSYQNLTIKTVMMMNWAATHCPRASYVMKVDSDIFVNVFHLLRWLRSCPRQAFITGSVISDGRPRRDSYSKWHLSEEEYPEDSFPPYVSGAGYVLSADLAARISWASRFVRMISMEDVYMGLCLRVLGVRPVYALSLPTLRNLFEIRDLEYDRCTFAKLIIVNGFKASKLLQVWQDFSKGHSSC from the coding sequence ATGAGGAGATGTCAGTCGTGGAGGTTAGTGAAGTTACTCACCGTGTCAGCTGTGCTCGTCCTGTCGGCTCAGATCTTAGTTGGTGTCCTGAGTAAAGAGCAGGTAAAGACAAGCCCCCTGTCAGAGCAGGAGCACAGGCTGCTGTCCCCCCACTCATACCAGTACATACTCAACCAGCCACTGTGCAGGGACACCAGCCCCTTCCTGCTCTTCCTGGTCCCAGTTGCTCCACAGGACGCTGCAGCGAGGGAGGCCATCAGGAAAACATGGGGAGCTCCAGGTCAGGACACCCTCACTGTCTTCTACATGGGGGTCCCCGAGGGGGGGCAGGGGTCCAGCCTCCAGgacaagctggaggaggagagcagggaaCATGCAGACATCATCCAGATAAACTTCCTGGACAGCTACCAGAACCTGACAATCAAgactgtgatgatgatgaactgGGCTGCGACCCACTGCCCCAGAGCCTCCTACGTCATGAAGGTGGACTCTGACATCTTTGTGAACGTGTTCCACCTCCTGCGGTGGCTGAGGAGCTGCCCACGTCAGGCCTTCATCACAGGGTCAGTGATAAGCGATGGCAGGCCGAGGAGGGACAGTTACAGTAAGTGGCATTTGTCAGAGGAGGAGTACCCTGAAGACAGCTTCCCCCCGTATGTATCTGGAGCTGGGTATGTCCTCTCTGCAGACCTGGCCGCCAGGATCTCCTGGGCCTCCAGGTTCGTCCGCATGATCTCCATGGAGGACGTGTACATGGGGTTGTGTCTGCGTGTGCTGGGGGTCCGTCCTGTGTATGCCCTCAGCCTGCCCACCCTCAGGAACCTCTTTGAAATCAGAGACTTGGAGTATGACAGGTGCACCTTCGCCAAACTCATCATTGTGAACGGGTTCAAGGCGTCAAAGCTGCTGCAGGTCTGGCAGGATTTCTCCAAAggacacagcagctgctga